The window CGACTCTCTGGCGACCAATTGCCGATGGATCAGTGCTATATCAATCTTGCCGTTGTAGAACAGAGTGGCCAAGACTCAGATCGCTCAAAGGCAATAGACGCAAAGTCCTCACCgttttccatcttcaatCGACAGAAGATTGAGACGCCAGATACCGCTGTCAAGGTTGAGTTGGCAACAATTTTCAACAAACGCCGAGGACGCGCTGGCCAAATGATACAGCCAAGAAGAATCTTGATTCGAGGACGCGCGGGGGTTGGTAAGACCACCTTATGCAAAAAGATCGTCCATGAGTTTACTCAAGGTACATGGAATGAATGGAATAACTTGTTTGACCGCATCCTTTGGGTGCCTCTTCGGAACCTGAAGCTCGAAGAAAGACGCCAACAACCGGCATATGACTTTGAAGCTCTCCTCACTCATGAATATTTCTCTCTGCCGAACAATAAACCGGATTTCGCTAAACAATTGGCCCGCTCTTTAGAGACTAACAGTGCCAAGACCCTGTTCCtccttgatggcctggatGAAGTGTCACAAGACTTAGCCAGCAACAACAGTCTGTCTCGCTTCCTTAACGAGCTTTTAGAGCAGCCTAACATCATTATTACTTCCCGGCCATCTGGCAGGTTACCACTTAACCTTGATCTTGAATTGGAAGCGATCGGATTTTACCCCAACCAAGTCAAGGAATACATCAAGAACGCCTTTACCAATCCAAAAACAACCGAGGTTGACGAGAAAACGGTTGGCAAAATCCAGTCTTTCCTTCAAGATCACTGGCTCATTCAAGGCCTTGCACGCATTCCAATTCAGCTGGATGCACTTTGCTACTCTTGGATTGATATTCGCAGCGACATGCCGGAGACGATGACTGCCCTTTACCAAGCTATAGAACTTAGCTTGTGGAAAAAAGACATTGTGAGACTAGAGAAAACACATAACCATGGTCTAGTAACATTGTGCCATATCCAAAATGCAAGTCGGCAAAAGATCGAAGAATTTGTTAAAGATGAGATCGCTTTTCTTGAGAGTCTTGCCTTTGCTGGGCTTTGTAATGATATAATAGAATTTGAACCGAAGCATTTGAACTTCATATCCGACCGCTTCTCGGATTTCTTGCTAGACAAGACAGCCCCATCCCTGTCATTTTTACGAACCTCAAACCCGTCATCGGAATACCGCTACCGAAGCTATCACTTTATACACCTGACCTTTCAGGAATACTTCGCCGCGCGGTATTTTGTACGGCATTGGACTGCTAGGGCACCTCTCAGCTGCGTGGAACTCGGCAGTAGAAAGACTAACAAGACCGAGCCTATCAAATTCTTTCAGGAGCACAAATACACAGCCCGCTACGATATCCTGTGGCGCTTTGTTGCCGGATTACTTGACGCCAAGCCGGAAGAAATATCCCTCTTTTTCCAGAAAATCGAGGAGGAGCCACTCGACCTCTTAGGCCCTGCGCATCAACGGCTAGTCATGCATTGCTTGAGCGAAGTATCGAGTAACTTACCAGTTCGAGCCCACCTAGAACAACGGCTTTCCAATTGGTTACTATTCGAATGCGAATTCGGGCAAAATTATCGCCCATTCCTAGCAAGAGAGGTAGAATTTCCCGAGCGGGTATTGGATACTACCTTTCGGGAAGGGTCCGATAACATCAAATTGAAAATATTAAGATCGATAACAAAACGGGCCACTGCTCCAGCGAGCATCATTAAACAGGCAGTCTCCTGGATAGGGCACATGGACACTAGCACGCGAGAAGCTGCCATCGTGGTCCTGCGGCAGTTGACCTTACCTGATGGGATTCCCTGGGCTATAGCAGCGAGGCTTGAAGAAAAGGTTTGGTTTGTTCGAACAGGCGCTATTACGGTCTTGGGCGAAAAATCAGTCTTGCCTAAAGAAATCCTTGGCGCTATAGTAGCAAGGCTCGAGGATAAGGATTGGCGTGTCCGCAAAGCCGCTGCTGGGGCCCTAGGCCAACGACTGGCCTTGTCTGATGAGATTCTTAAGGCTGTAGCAGCAAGGCTCGAGGATAAGGATTGGCGTGTCCGCGAAGCCGCTGCTGGGGCCCTAGGCCGACGACTGGCCTTGTCTGATGAGATTCTTAAGGCTGTAGCAGCAAGgcttgaagacgaggatAGTGGTACCCGCCGAGTCACTGCTGGAGCCCTAGGTCACCGGCTAAGCTTGCCTAGCGAGATTCTTAAGGCTGTAGTAGCGCGGCTTGAAGACAAAGATTGGATTGTCCGAGATGCCACTGTTAGAGCCTTAGGCGAGCGACTGACCTTGCCTGATGAGATACTTAAGGATGTAGCAGCGAGGCTTGAAGACGAGAAGCGGATTGTTCGAAATACCACTGTTAGAGCCTTATGCCAACGACTGGCCTTGCCTGATGAGATTGTTAAGGCTGTAGCAGCGCGgcttgaagacgaggagtGGTTTGTTCGAAATACCACTGTTAGAGCCTTATGCCAACGACTGGCCTTGCCTGATGAGATTGTTAAGGCTGTAGCAGCAAGGCTCGAGGATAAGGATTGGCGTGTCCGCGAAGCCGCTGCTGGGGCCCTAGGCCGACGACTGGCCTTGTCTGATGAGATTCTTAAGGCTGTAGCAGCGCGgcttgaagacgaggagtGGTTTGTCCGAGAAACCGCGGTAGAAGCCTTGAACCAGCTTCGGCGATTAAGCTCGCATGAAAAGACTCTCAAGGCCATAGCAACGCGGCTTAAAAGCAAGGATTGGACCATCCAACAAGCCGCTTTTAGAGCCTTGAACCAGCAATATAGTTTTTCAATTGAAACTATTGAGACTATAGTGGCGCAGCTTAAGGACAGCGAAGACAGCTCTACCCGCGTAACTACCATTAAGGCCTTAGGCAGTCGATCAGACTTGCCGAACGAGGTTCTCAAGGCTATAGCGGCACGGCTTAAGGATAATGATAATATATATGTCCAAGTAGCCGCCGTTGAGGCCTTAGGCAATCAATTAAACTTACCAGACGAGATCCTCCAGGTGATAGCAGCGAGCCTTAAGAATAACGATAACGGGAGAATTCAAGTAGCCGCCATGAAGCCCTTACGCAAGCAATTAAGCTTGCCTGGCGAGGTTCTTAAAGCTGTGCCAGCGCAGTCTAAGGACAATAAAGACGACCTATCCTTTAAAATCGCCGCTATTGATGCATTAGGCAAGCAATCAAACTTGTCTAATGAGATTCTTCATGCTATAGTAGCACAACTTAAGTACAACGGCCGGGTCATTCAACTTGCCGCCATGAACGCTTTAGGCAATCAATTAAACTTGCCTGACGATATTCTCAAAGCTATAGCTATAGCAGCAAGTCTTAAGAATGTCGAAAACTGGAGGGTCCAAGAAGCTGCCATGAAGCCCTTACGCAAGCAATTAAGCTTACCTGACGAGGTTCTTAACGTTATAGCTGCGCAGCTTGACGAGGAATCGTTCTCTGCAGAGCTTGCGGAGAGTATACTGAGAAAGCACAGAGAATTCTATCTCACACTTCTCCTCGAAAGCCCTtactctccctccctctacAAAGTGCTACTACGGCGGAGCTTCAGAGAAGACTTGAGCTGGTATattgacgatgatggcaaCTCTTTTCTTAACCTACCAGGAGATAGTGGAAGAACTCTTATTGATAAACAATATGACATGAGGGCTATAATACAAGAAGTTCGTCCAGCAAACTTCCCAGCACAATAAAAAGCAAGACAGGATACATATTGAAATTTTACATATTTACAACTACCTCTCTATACGCACCGCCGCCTTGCTACTCCCATGGCTAAATACTGCGGAAGTGAAGTGGCAATGCTATTGTAAGAAATGGGAGGATGGACATTATTTGTCTCATGATACCAGCTGAATCCAACTACTAGCCACGGTAGGGTCGATCTCTTGCATTCTCCCTGGCGGCTGGTTGGGACTCGGTATATTGGAGCTCATTGCTAAAAGATGAGAGAGTCATTCAACAAGACTCAAACGTATGACTCTCAAAGATCAATGGCCGATGTGTGTAGAGCTTTTTGGTATATAGTCCAGCTCGTAATGCGCTTAGTTCCATTTGCCTCATTGTCTCACTATTATACATATATGTTGCGTGTTTTGATTGTTGTAGAAGATGACAGCCATATCTTTACGGAGTGGCAGAAGACCAACCTTGGGTAAGATATGAACCAGTATACTCGACACAAAGTGAGTAAGTATTAGCCAAAAGCTTTTCATGCACATGTATACTGCGGCCAACACAGGCCACAATACCACTCGGTCTACTTACCTAAGCTTTTCCAATAAAGAATTggggtggaagaagaagccaagaatgAACATCGCCTGTAATCATGTCATATACATGTCCTATTCTATTTAACCTAGGACCTAGTAGATAATATGTATACATAACATTGAAGGTCGTATTCGCCAGACACACGCATATGCTATAACGCCAGACATGACAAATAAATGTCCACTTGCAAAGCTCACTCTCTTTTCCCGCCTCTATCATCAAAAATCCATCCAACTCTTATTCAGCCTTCTTGCTGCCTTTTGGGCTCCGAGGTTTTCGCTGCCACCCAGTAGAGAAAAGGGGTCCCATGTCAAACCGAGGGAATGGATGGGCCTCCGTATTCAGCACGATCTTGTCCAGCGGGAGCAAGTCATTTGGCGAGAAGagaaggtacatgtatttcaGAGTCTCGGCCTGTGTAGAAAATATCTCGTTAGTAATACAGAATTGATGATACATAAAAACAACTATTTCAAAGATAGATGAAAGAACTGCAGCAAAACTTACCAGCCAAAAGCTTTCCATGTTGTCCTTGACCGTTGGCGGA is drawn from Trichoderma asperellum chromosome 4, complete sequence and contains these coding sequences:
- a CDS encoding uncharacterized protein (EggNog:ENOG41~TransMembrane:1 (i119-139o)), which gives rise to MAYNRGVSLTQIHPSPDADADTDIDIIAIHGLDTKSPDTWISKSCYPDEDVNWLACPRMLPERIGPARIFTCDWPADLLEQPDLIQKTADEFARLLLAGIKRRPLPTKTGSAKGRDRPIVFIASCLGGIILIKALVIAGHSSSEYTAVRRSTRGIVFLATPFRGTSFQDVANWAEPGLRAWASMRGQKVSNLLDDVKGSTFHLEELVRKFTQLCQDKDYPYQVFAFYETGLTSLHRKFPLSWLIPAWVLNLAVPPKPLVDSSSATLDIVTDPLPLNRRHVMMNKFNSPEDPDYQCVVGKIEEILQGIRTNSPLDDADAWIRDKHYAVDRLKIERLSGDQLPMDQCYINLAVVEQSGQDSDRSKAIDAKSSPFSIFNRQKIETPDTAVKVELATIFNKRRGRAGQMIQPRRILIRGRAGVGKTTLCKKIVHEFTQGTWNEWNNLFDRILWVPLRNLKLEERRQQPAYDFEALLTHEYFSLPNNKPDFAKQLARSLETNSAKTLFLLDGLDEVSQDLASNNSLSRFLNELLEQPNIIITSRPSGRLPLNLDLELEAIGFYPNQVKEYIKNAFTNPKTTEVDEKTVGKIQSFLQDHWLIQGLARIPIQLDALCYSWIDIRSDMPETMTALYQAIELSLWKKDIVRLEKTHNHGLVTLCHIQNASRQKIEEFVKDEIAFLESLAFAGLCNDIIEFEPKHLNFISDRFSDFLLDKTAPSLSFLRTSNPSSEYRYRSYHFIHLTFQEYFAARYFVRHWTARAPLSCVELGSRKTNKTEPIKFFQEHKYTARYDILWRFVAGLLDAKPEEISLFFQKIEEEPLDLLGPAHQRLVMHCLSEVSSNLPVRAHLEQRLSNWLLFECEFGQNYRPFLAREVEFPERVLDTTFREGSDNIKLKILRSITKRATAPASIIKQAVSWIGHMDTSTREAAIVVLRQLTLPDGIPWAIAARLEEKVWFVRTGAITVLGEKSVLPKEILGAIVARLEDKDWRVRKAAAGALGQRLALSDEILKAVAARLEDKDWRVREAAAGALGRRLALSDEILKAVAARLEDEDSGTRRVTAGALGHRLSLPSEILKAVVARLEDKDWIVRDATVRALGERLTLPDEILKDVAARLEDEKRIVRNTTVRALCQRLALPDEIVKAVAARLEDEEWFVRNTTVRALCQRLALPDEIVKAVAARLEDKDWRVREAAAGALGRRLALSDEILKAVAARLEDEEWFVRETAVEALNQLRRLSSHEKTLKAIATRLKSKDWTIQQAAFRALNQQYSFSIETIETIVAQLKDSEDSSTRVTTIKALGSRSDLPNEVLKAIAARLKDNDNIYVQVAAVEALGNQLNLPDEILQVIAASLKNNDNGRIQVAAMKPLRKQLSLPGEVLKAVPAQSKDNKDDLSFKIAAIDALGKQSNLSNEILHAIVAQLKYNGRVIQLAAMNALGNQLNLPDDILKAIAIAASLKNVENWRVQEAAMKPLRKQLSLPDEVLNVIAAQLDEESFSAELAESILRKHREFYLTLLLESPYSPSLYKVLLRRSFREDLSWYIDDDGNSFLNLPGDSGRTLIDKQYDMRAIIQEVRPANFPAQ